A segment of the Candidatus Pelagisphaera phototrophica genome:
CCCTGAAAAACGATCCTTCTTTCTAGAGGATGCGGGTGTATTCGCATTTGCCAGTACAGGTCCCCAGTCCCCCGGAGGCACTCCTTCAGCGAGTGCGGACGTCTTCCCCTTTTTCAGCCGTAGAATTGGATTGGTGGGCGGTCAGGAGGTTCCGCTGGATGCCGGGGTCAAACTCACTGGAAAAGTCGGTCGCACAGAACTCGGTGTGCTCAATGTCCTAACCGGATCGACCTCGTTGGTTGACAGCGAGAACTTGATGGTGGGTAGGTTTAAGCAGAACATCTTCGAGCAGTCCTACATCGGAGGCATCTTTACCAACGGCAATTCTTCCTCCGGAGCGTCGGCAAGCACTTATGGAGTGGATGCCCGATTTGCCACCTCAGATTTCCTGGGCAACTCGCAGAACTTTGCCGTAAATGCCTATGCCGCTAAGAGCGACAACGGCGAGGACTCCGACCAAAATAAATCCTATGGTTTAACGGCCCATTTCCCCAATGACAAGTATGTGGGGGAAGCTGTGTATCGCGTTATCGAAGACGATTTCAACCCTGCCCTTGGCTTTGTCCAGAGGAACAATGTCCGGCTATACCGCGTTGGATTGAGCTACAATCCTCGACCGAAGAACTTCCTGGACATCCAGCAGATGTTTCACGACATTTTCTACACCGAATTTGAAAATCTCGACAATGGCATGGTGGAGAGTCGAGAGTTGCACATCACCCCCCTGGACTGGCATTTCAGATCGGGAGACTCGGTTCACGCCTTTGGCGACTATGACCGCACCTATGAACGGCTCTTTACGCCCTTCCAGATCTCCCCTGGCGTCATTCTCCAGCCGGGCGAGTACACTAATAATCGATATAAATTCACGTTCGCTTCCGCCCGAAAACGCCAGGTCACCGCTTTCGTCAGCGGTAGTGTCGGTGACTTCTGGTCTGGTACGGCCGAACAGGTTTCCGCCCTACTGACATACAAGCTACCCCCGAAATTCAACATCTCCCTCGCTGCTAACCAGACATTTGCTCATTTGCCAGAAGGCAACTTCATCACGCGAGTCATCACATCCAACATCGACTATGCCGTGTCCCCGTTTCTCTCCTTTACGAATCTGATTCAGTACGACAATCGCTCGCGCAACCTAGGTTGGCAGAGCCGCATGCGCTGGACTATTCAGCCCGGACGCGACCTTTTCCTCGTCTTCAATCAAGGCTGGATCCAGGACCCAATGGGTGGGTTCAGCTTCCAAGTGCAAGATACTAAAGTGTCTACAAAATTCCAGTACACATTTAGATTTTAGAAGGCACGCTTCATAGGCTATCGCCATGCGTGCGATCTAGCGACGCTTTAGTCCAGCCCAGCAGGAGATCAAATCCCTAAAGGAGACTCTCGTTTTGCTTGCCGCTCGGTGGATGGAGGATTTTCGTCCAAAGATGGATTTAAGATATGGCTGATTGGTGTATTCTTGGAACTCCCAACAGATTCAAACTTCGAAATATGAAATTTTACTTTGCAAGGCCCTCGCCATCATAAGTTTGGGCATTGACCGATTAGTAGCTTGTACATCGTGCTCGAGACGTTTGTAGTATTAAGATGCCTATGATGACTACTACTCGTTCTCGAATCTCATCCCTTATGCTTTCTGCATCGGCGTTGCTGATTGCACTCGCCTCGCCGCTCCAGGCCCAAAAGTCTTCCAAGCCGCTCAAGGTACTTCTGATTACCGGCGGTTGTTGCCATTCTTATGCGACGCAGAAGAATGTTATCAAGAAAGGTCTAGAAACTCGGGCAAATGTTGTGGTTGACCAAGTACACACGGACGACTCCAGCAACAACCCTCCACTCTCTATCTACCGCAACCCTAACTACGCCAAGGGCTACGACGTTGTCGTTCACGACGAATGCGCCGCTGGGATGGCCGATTTATCCGTTCTCAATGGTGTACTCGCTCCGCACAGAAATGGTATTCCGGGCGTGAACCTACACTGTGCTATGCACAGTTACCGGGTAGGCAATCACAGAATGCCCGCAGAACCTGGCACCGACGACAATCTCTGGTTCGACTACCTTGGGATTCAGTCCAGCGGTCACGGCCCCAAGGAACCGATCGCGATTAGCTTTACCAACACGGAGCATCCAATCACCAAGACGCTTGAGGATTGGGCAACCATCGAGGAAGAGCTCTACAATAATGTTCAGGTCTTCCCTACTGCGAAAGCGCTCGCGAAAGGATTTCAATTCCAACCTAAGCGCTCGGCTAAGAACGGGAACGTGATCGCGGCAAAGAACGACGAAGCAGTGGTGGTCTGGACCAACGAGTACCACGGCACACGGGTTTTCAGTACTACCATCGGACACTTTGACGAAACGGTTGCGGATGAACGCTACTTAGATCTCGTAACCCGAGGGCTGCTCTGGTCCTGCAATAAGCTCAACGACAACTACCTAAAGTAGAGGTCGGTTGCCCGTGTGCAATAATCGAAATTCTTCAAAGGGTACGCTTCGCGAGATCATAGTGATGCCAATTTATACGCATTTCGTTAAAACGACTGGTCAATATAGCTTACTAAACCCTTCCACTCCCTGCACTACACCATTAATTTTCCGCAAATCGAATTAACATTGATACAGTCTCATCCCTCTACGCCCAATGGCTTCAAGCAATTCGAGCCATAATTTTGCTAGAGCGTTTGCACTGACAATGAGGATGCCACCATCAACCTAGCCAGCTCACTAATTTAAAACGGCACCTTAGCACTCATAACCGGATTGTATTAGAGGCATAGCAATCGTTCCGCATTTCCGACGCTACAGCCGCTGCTAACCAGATGATCAAGAGCGGAGTGAAAACCTCGTAAGTCCTCCTCTTGACTCGATTCAATCTGCTGTCATGCCAGAGTATCAAAAAGAGGGCGGCAGCGTCTTTATCTGAATAAAATAAATCCTAATATGAAAATTTTTAATTCCATAATTATTACAATCTGCCTCCTACTCCTGTCTGCCTGTTCTACAAGCAACGAATCAGAGGGCTGGAACGATCTTTCAGGGAGTTTCGACGCTTGGAATCAGATGGGAGACGGTAATTGGCGCATCGAGGACGGCCTATTTGTTGTCGATTCGGGAACCGGCCAACTCGTCACGAAGCAGAGCTTCGCCAATTTTCAAATTCAGCTCGAATTCTGGACCGATGAAGGAGCTAATAGCGGCATCTTTATTCGTGCATCCGACCCGAAGAACATCACCGACACGAACGCCTACGAAGTGAATATTTTTGATACGCGACCCGATCAGACCTATCGCACTGGAGGCGTCGTGAATCATGCCGCTCCGTCAGAAATTATCAATACGCCCAATCAGTGGAATACCTATGACATTACGGCGGACGGAGATAAGTTCACCGTAATCTTGAATGGAGTGACCACAGCGGAATTCATAGACGACACCCATAGCAGTGGACCGTTCACTCTTCAATGCGCAGGGGGCACCCTCAAATTCCGCAATGTGCGTGTGCGGGAGCTTTGATGGTAAATTGATGGTTTTTAAATGGGATACGCTTTGCTAAATGCTGGTTCGATATCGAGCCAGCATCATGAGTCGTGAAGCGACTTAGTATCAGGTAACCACTGAAGGAGCGGTTGTACACCGCGATAACTTCCCTTTCAATCGTGGTGCAAAACACCTCCTACGTGTCGCTAGTGATAGTTCTATCCTGGATACTCAGAAATGTAGATGGCCTTGGTTTGAAGGTAGTCTCGCAAGGTGTCTGCGCAGCTGACACCACCCCCAGGGCCACCCGAAATTCCTTGTCCTGCATACGGAATTCCGTCCGCTACGGTGTTGTGGCAATTGACCTGACCCGTACCATCCCTGAACTGCTTGGCGATTCGCTGTCCCAATTCGAGATCCTTTGTCCAGACACTTGAACCTAACCCATACAACGTGTTGTTAGCAAACTGCAATGCTTGTTCTACTGAATCGACCGGCTGTACATTGACGAAGGCATGAAAGACCTCAGAGGGATTGCAATTTGAGCCAGCAGGCGACCGGAGCAAAGTCGGCTTCAGGTAATATCCATCGTGTCCAGGAACCAAAGTATGCCCCCCCTCGAGAATTGCGTCGGCTCCTTTGGCTTTGGCAAAGGCGATTCCTTCCATTATCCGCTGTGGCTGACGCGAATTTATGACGGGCCCCAACTGGGTTCCCCTCTCCGCCTGATTACCGATGACCAGCTCCTTGAAGAAAACTTCTGAGGCTTGTAGAAAATCGTCGAATACCGAGCGTTCCGCGAAGACACGATGAATCGTCGAGCATGTCTGCCCATAGTGCTGATTGACGTTTCGCCCAATCATGCGAGCGACCAGCTCCGGATCGGCATCTGCGCAAACAATAGCCGATCCATTTCCGCCCATTTCCCGCTTTACCCGCGTGCCATGCTTATCCGCGGCTTGGAGGATGGCCTGTCCCACACCCGGCGACCCGGTAAACGAGATATAGCGTATCCCTGGGTGCTCTGAAATGAATTTTCCGGTCAATTCACCTCGCCCGGGAAGTACGTTGATAACTCCGGCTGGAAATCCCGCTTCCTCCGCCAACTTTGCCAAATAGAGGGCGCTGAGAGGGGTTTCTTCGCTCGGCTTTATAATGATGCAATTTCCTGCCATCAGGGCGGGCATCATAAACCAAGCCGTAAGCACTACCGGGTAATTCCAGGGAATTATTCCCGCGACGACACCCCATGGTTCTACGTGTGTATAGGCATTCATACTCTTGCCGACAAGTGTAACTTCGCTGTCGCCGAATAACGCCTTCCGAGCAATGCCTACGAAATACTCGGCTGATCCACGTACTACACCCATGTCGCCCTCGGCTAGTTCGGACACCTTGCCTCCGTTTAAGATCTCACAAGCTAGGAACACATCCTTATCACGCTCGAAAAGCTCGACCAACTTGAGAATGAGAGCGGCTCTCTCTTCTACTGAAGTGTTTTTCCAGCCTCTATGGTAGGCCTGGTATCCACACTCAACTGCCAAGTTCACTTCGTCATACCCCATCTCCGCGACGCGGGCTAGCACCTCTTTTGTCCCGGGATTAATAACGTCGATCGCGGCATTCATAGAGCCGGGTACTCGCTTTCCGCCAATAATGCTGTCAAGGGGTTGCCCTCCGTTTGAGCAAAAGTTGACGAATGCGTCGGGCGGGGAAAAGTCTTCCGCCGTAAAGGCCTGAATATCGGTGGGGTTAAGTGCAGCTGTGGACATAGATTTTGCCTCCTAATGATTAAACTATGATTTGATTGGTCTCTCGTCTAAGTTATCGTAGAAGATGATTTTTCCGCAAACCTAAAACCGCTATTATCGACCACCGCAGCAATGATTTCCGAAATCACTGGTGCTATCGAGCAATCGCCGTCTGGATACTGGCGTCCCGCTAGTCTGGACAACACCGAGTATGCCAGGGTTTGTTTACCTCACATTGCTTTCCAACAGCGCTCAAGTGGTAATGGTTCCGCTTTTGGCGGGAGGATAGTGGTGGATAAAGGCCCGCGGGAAATACATAGGAGAGCAATACAAGAATCGCTGGTGGGATAACCTTCTGATGCAGGTTCTTTTTATCCTCGCCCTCTGGGGCGGCGATGGAGCGGTGAAGTCCGTATACCAGATGTTGGTATCGTAGGTGGTCGAGCAAGAGGAGTCACAAGGGATTCGTTTTAACGGGATCCGCTGCACTGCAGGATGACTCGTGTTCGGGCCAGCAGGACGAGATGTGGAATTATTCAGCCCCTGTCACTCATCTGCAGAATACCACTCAATTTGCGGCATCCCACTAGTGGGGGGAGGTGGCCAGTGGGCACCTCGCATGCTGGTCAAACTTCGGTTAGGCCCTGGCTTAAAAGGCTGATC
Coding sequences within it:
- a CDS encoding aldehyde dehydrogenase family protein, with the translated sequence MSTAALNPTDIQAFTAEDFSPPDAFVNFCSNGGQPLDSIIGGKRVPGSMNAAIDVINPGTKEVLARVAEMGYDEVNLAVECGYQAYHRGWKNTSVEERAALILKLVELFERDKDVFLACEILNGGKVSELAEGDMGVVRGSAEYFVGIARKALFGDSEVTLVGKSMNAYTHVEPWGVVAGIIPWNYPVVLTAWFMMPALMAGNCIIIKPSEETPLSALYLAKLAEEAGFPAGVINVLPGRGELTGKFISEHPGIRYISFTGSPGVGQAILQAADKHGTRVKREMGGNGSAIVCADADPELVARMIGRNVNQHYGQTCSTIHRVFAERSVFDDFLQASEVFFKELVIGNQAERGTQLGPVINSRQPQRIMEGIAFAKAKGADAILEGGHTLVPGHDGYYLKPTLLRSPAGSNCNPSEVFHAFVNVQPVDSVEQALQFANNTLYGLGSSVWTKDLELGQRIAKQFRDGTGQVNCHNTVADGIPYAGQGISGGPGGGVSCADTLRDYLQTKAIYISEYPG
- a CDS encoding ThuA domain-containing protein; protein product: MLSASALLIALASPLQAQKSSKPLKVLLITGGCCHSYATQKNVIKKGLETRANVVVDQVHTDDSSNNPPLSIYRNPNYAKGYDVVVHDECAAGMADLSVLNGVLAPHRNGIPGVNLHCAMHSYRVGNHRMPAEPGTDDNLWFDYLGIQSSGHGPKEPIAISFTNTEHPITKTLEDWATIEEELYNNVQVFPTAKALAKGFQFQPKRSAKNGNVIAAKNDEAVVVWTNEYHGTRVFSTTIGHFDETVADERYLDLVTRGLLWSCNKLNDNYLK
- a CDS encoding 3-keto-disaccharide hydrolase; this translates as MKIFNSIIITICLLLLSACSTSNESEGWNDLSGSFDAWNQMGDGNWRIEDGLFVVDSGTGQLVTKQSFANFQIQLEFWTDEGANSGIFIRASDPKNITDTNAYEVNIFDTRPDQTYRTGGVVNHAAPSEIINTPNQWNTYDITADGDKFTVILNGVTTAEFIDDTHSSGPFTLQCAGGTLKFRNVRVREL
- a CDS encoding DUF5916 domain-containing protein — encoded protein: METDFLQIAEAGKITNLEGLNQGIGLDVRPFVAASWLDSDTSSDDGFDAEPGVDISYNITPSLKLTGTINTDFGETEVDERQINLGRFSIRFPEKRSFFLEDAGVFAFASTGPQSPGGTPSASADVFPFFSRRIGLVGGQEVPLDAGVKLTGKVGRTELGVLNVLTGSTSLVDSENLMVGRFKQNIFEQSYIGGIFTNGNSSSGASASTYGVDARFATSDFLGNSQNFAVNAYAAKSDNGEDSDQNKSYGLTAHFPNDKYVGEAVYRVIEDDFNPALGFVQRNNVRLYRVGLSYNPRPKNFLDIQQMFHDIFYTEFENLDNGMVESRELHITPLDWHFRSGDSVHAFGDYDRTYERLFTPFQISPGVILQPGEYTNNRYKFTFASARKRQVTAFVSGSVGDFWSGTAEQVSALLTYKLPPKFNISLAANQTFAHLPEGNFITRVITSNIDYAVSPFLSFTNLIQYDNRSRNLGWQSRMRWTIQPGRDLFLVFNQGWIQDPMGGFSFQVQDTKVSTKFQYTFRF